A part of Aegilops tauschii subsp. strangulata cultivar AL8/78 chromosome 2, Aet v6.0, whole genome shotgun sequence genomic DNA contains:
- the LOC109738614 gene encoding probable pectinesterase 66 — protein MECHRTVSLVVLVLVLLLHWPALSYASVPVSRTITVDSEARGDFRSIQSAVNLVPDGNREWVRIHVRAGRYREKVTIPKKKGYILLEGEGHSSTEIYFDDHAHGSTAGLMRRGADAMQTYETATFSVQANDFVARDIAFTNTHNSVNKSRVTQALAALVDGYRIAFHRCAFSGFEDTLCDNTDQHYFRECVIKGGVAFIFGYARSIYDGCTLVSNIPRRYGRRRAGWVTAHARVNAGDPGGFVFKGGELRGTGRQYLGRAWNKYATVVYYHVNMSSVVVPQGWAPWHAGNQTNDVLFAEVGCIGPGSDMTRRVPWEKHLSEAEVEKFVDMSFIDDGWLGKQP, from the exons ATGGAGTGCCATCGTACTGTTAGTTTGGTCGTGCTcgtgctcgtgctgctgctccaTTGGCCGGCGTTGAGCTATGCGTCGGTGCCGGTGTCGAGGACCATCACCGTGGACAGTGAAGCGCGAGGGGATTTCAGGAGCATTCAGTCGGCGGTGAACCTCGTCCCGGATGGCAACCGCGAGTGGGTCAGGATCCACGTCCGGGCAGGGCGGTACAG GGAGAAGGTGACCATCCCAAAGAAGAAAGGCTACATCTTGCTCGAAGGGGAGGGCCACTCGAGCACGGAGATCTACTTTGACGACCACGCCCACGGCAGCACCGCCGGCCTGATGCGCCGCGGCGCCGACGCGATGCAGACGTACGAGACCGCCACCTTCAGTGTCCAGGCCAACGACTTCGTTGCCCGGGACATCGCCTTCACGAACACGCACAACAGCGTCAACAAGAGCCGCGTCACCCAAGCGCTCGCGGCGCTGGTCGATGGTTACCGGATCGCCTTCCACCGCTGTGCCTTCAGCGGCTTCGAGGACACGCTCTGCGACAACACCGACCAGCACTACTTCCGTGAATGCGTCATCAAGGGCGGCGTCGCCTTCATCTTCGGCTACGCCCGGTCCATCTACGACGGCTGCACCCTCGTGTCCAACATACCCCGGCGGTACGGCCGCCGCCGTGCCGGGTGGGTGACGGCGCACGCCAGGGTCAACGCCGGTGACCCCGGAGGTTTTGTGTTCAAGGGCGGGGAGCTCCGAGGCACCGGGCGCCAGTATCTTGGACGCGCGTGGAACAAGTATGCCACTGTCGTCTACTACCACGTGAACATGTCCAGCGTCGTCGTCCCGCAGGGGTGGGCTCCGTGGCACGCTGGCAACCAGACTAACGATGTCCTGTTCGCAGAGGTTGGGTGCATCGGCCCCGGGTCAGACATGACCAGGAGAGTGCCGTGGGAGAAGCATCTCAGCGAGGCGGAGGTGGAGAAGTTCGTGGACATGAGCTTCATCGACGACGGTTGGCTAGGCAAGCAGCCATAG